The following nucleotide sequence is from Citrus sinensis cultivar Valencia sweet orange chromosome 6, DVS_A1.0, whole genome shotgun sequence.
CAGCAtgtgaattataataaattagcCACATCCTTCAGTGCAAATATGGATGAGGCCGCTAAAGGTCAGGTGTGTGAAATCCTGGATGTTTCCACCACCAGCAACCATGGAACCTATTTGGGATTGCCTTTGCAGATTGGCAGGAAAAGAAGTgttgtgtttaattttatcaaagagTAGGTATGGCAGCGGCTTCAAggatagaataaaaaattcttaagtACGACAAGAAAGGAAATCATGCTAAAAACAGTAGTCCAAGCTATTCTAAACTATGCCATGAATATCTACTTGCTTCTTCTTGAGTTGTGTAAAGAGTTAGAAATTATGATGAACTCATTTTGGTGGGGAACTAAGCGAAATGGAGATCGAGGAATTCAATGGGGTCGCTGGGATTCAATGTGTAAACCGAAGTCATTAGGGGGTATTGGATTCAAAAGGATACATGAGTTTAATATTGCTATGTTAGGTAAACAATGTTAGAAGCTAATGACTACTCCACAATCTCTTGTAGTAAGGATCCTCAAGGCTAGGTACGATCCCAGATCTGCATTTACTTATGCAACTTTAGGTTTTAATCCTAGTTATACTTGGAGGTCAATTATGGCTACCAAGCATGTTGTAGTTCATGGAAGTCGAATACAAATAGGGAGTGGGCAACAGGTTCAAATCACCAAGGATTCGTGGCTTCCAGATGTAGATAATGGATGCATTGCAACTGTGCTGGATGAGAGTCTTGCAACAGCTATGGTGAATTATCTTATGCTTCCTGATCAACAAAGATGGGATAATGATTTGGTTGCGGATGTTTTCAATACAATGGATGCTGCTCTTATTTTGCAGGTACCTCTTAGTGCTAGACAAGACAAAGATGGCTGGTTTTGGCTCACTGACCCTAAAGGAAATTATACTATCAGAAGTTGTTACAAGTTACTAAATCATGTTTTTAATGCTCCAAGCAGCAAGGTATGTAAGTGCTTATGGGGATTAGAAGTTTCGGGTAAGGTTAAACACTTCATTTGGCGTGccttattaaatattttgcctACGGTTGATAACTTGCTGCCTATGAAGGTTAAGGTTTTCCCTATATGCCCCATTTGTAGTGCTGCTAACGAGTTTGTTTTACATTGCTTAGTGGAGTGCCTATTTTCTCAATCTTGCTGGTTATTGTCCACTATTGGATTTGTTCGAAGCTACTCTTCTTTCTTTGAATGGATTGAGCAAATGTTTAATCGGTGCAGTAAAGAAGAATGCAAGCTAGCAATGATGGTGTGTTGGAGGATTTGGCTTAATCGT
It contains:
- the LOC107177352 gene encoding uncharacterized protein LOC107177352, whose product is MATLKIDMSKAYDQIECGFLKAMMLRMGFIEGWVELIMMFVSTVSHKVIRNGVEMGPIIPTNLHEARIRKSLLAIFGQHVNYNKLATSFSANMDEAAKGQKLMTTPQSLVVRILKARYDPRSAFTYATLGFNPSYTWRSIMATKHVVVHGSRIQIGSGQQVQITKDSWLPDVDNGCIATVLDESLATAMVNYLMLPDQQRWDNDLVADVFNTMDAALILQVPLSARQDKDGWFWLTDPKGNYTIRSCYKLLNHVFNAPSSKVKVFPICPICSAANEFVLHCLVECLFSQSCWLLSTIGFVRSYSSFFEWIEQMFNRCSKEECKLAMMVCWRIWLNRNDKVWNEHSSRAQNLVNAAGRYLFQWQEARKRIFTIVELVQLGHGLVCWSKPPMDSFSFGGVIRDSRGAFVAAKCQCFPGLSSPREAEPLAFHEALNWMKSLQISKITIEIDCLNVYAALINQSISPNGFGLIIEDCRALAQLIGEVSLFYS